The Niabella beijingensis genomic interval CAGGGTCATCCCTACCCTTGAGCTGTCGCGTGAGAAAAAATGGATGGTTTCGGCATAGGTCCCGTCTTTAAAGGTATAAGTGCCGCCGCCGGTGCCGGAAAATTCTCCGGTCTCTACATTGATGGCAGCCCATTGAAAACGGTCATTGGTGAGAAACTTTAACGTACGTCTCGGGGCCAGGCGGATCTCCCGCATATTCGCGCCCTCTTTACGCTGCGTAATACGCCATATCCCGGTCATTTCACTATCAGCCTCCCCTACTCTCACCCAGGTTCCCCGGCTCCCGGAGAGATCACTTTCCGCATTTTTGCCATTGGGTTCCCAGGTAAACACAGCAGTAGTGCCCGTTTTGCCCTGATCACCCGAATGGAACCGGTACTGGAGCTTCAGTTTATCATTCTCCAGCGACAGAAAGCCGCCGAATGTTTTAAAGAATTTTTTTCCCGCCTGGTCATAATGCGTAACCATGCAATAACCGTCCGCAGCCATCAGCAGCCAGGTTTCATTATCGCTGGTGAACATCCAGCTGCCATTAACCGGATGCTTTTGTGCAGGTTCTGAAAAAGCGGTAGACAGCATCAGGCAAAACAGACCGAGTAAACAGAATTGAATTTTTAATTTCATACAGGGCTATTTAAGGTTTAACCATTCAATTGCTATTCCTTCACATTCAGGATCTTTTCGATACGGGTCAGCTCATCACTGTTAAAATTAAGATTTTTAAGGCAATCTGCCGAATCGAGCAGCTGCGCGCTGCTGCTGGCGCCTACCAGGACCGATGTGATCCTGTTGTCTTTCAGTATCCAGGACAGTGCCATTTGTGCAAGGCTTTGTCCGCGTGCTTCCGCAAGCGCATTAAGTTGCTGTATCTGCCAGCGTTTGTTTTCCGTGATCTGGTCCTTCTTGAGGAAGCCGTGCTTTTTTGCTGCCCGCGAATGCTTCGGGATCCCTTTCAGGTATTTATTAGTGAGCAATCCCTGTGCCAGGGGCGAAAAAGGAATACAGCCCACGCCTTCGGTTTCCAGGAGATCGAGCAAACCGTTCTCCACCCAGCGCTCAAACATGGAGTATTTGGGTTGATGGATCAGGCAGGGCGTCCCCAGTTTCTTCAGTATCTTAAAAGCCTGTGCTGCTTCTTTTTTCTGATAGTTGGAAATACCTACATAAAGCGCCTTACCCTGGCGCACGATCAGGTCCAGTGCCGCCATCGTTTCCTCCAGCGGTGTTTCGGGATCCGGCCGGTGGTGATAGAAAATATCCACATACTCCAGCTTCATGCGTTTTAAACTCTGATCCAGGCTGGACACCAGGTACTTCTTGGAACCCCAGTCACCATAAGGCCCCTCCCACATTGTATAGCCCGCTTTCGTCGAAATGATCAGCTCGTCCCGGTGCTGTTTGAAATCTGTATGCAGCATTTTTCCAAAGTTGGTTTCTGCCGAACCCGGAGGAGGACCATAATTATTGGCGAGGTCAAAATGGGTGATGCCGATATCAAATGCCGTATGCAGTGTTTTACGAAACACTTTCTCATCATCCACATCACCGAAGTTATGCCAGAGACCCAGTGAAATGGCCGGCAGCTTCAGTCCGGAGGCGCCGCTTCTGCGGTATTGCATGGTGGCGTATCTTGATGCATTAAATTTCATTTGCCGTGTTTTATTTTTATTATCAACTATTTTATTGTCTATTTCAACACATCCAGCACTTTATACATCTTGCGGATCAGTGAAAGCTGGCTGCCGCTGTAATTATTTACCAAAAATGAGAAGATATAGCTCTTCCCTTCTTTTGATTTCTGGTATCCCGAAAATCCTTTTACCCGGTTAATGGTACCACTTTTCATTTTCATCTCATTGTAAAGCGGAAACCCTTCATAATAAGCGTCAAACCAGGGTTGCTGCTGTGCGTATTTTAAAATGGTCACCTGTGCCCTTGTGGTGATCCTGTTTTGCGGCGACAAACCCGATCCGTCATATAAATGCAGTTCATCCGCATCCACTCCCCTGCTTTTCCAGTGCTCCTGTATGGCACTGATCCCGTTTTCGGTTGTCGCCATGCCTTTCTGTTTCAGACCAACCGTTCTCAACAGCGCTTCGCCATAGAGGTTGATGCTTTTTTTTAAAAACCAGTAGCAGATCTTTGAAAGTTCCGGCGAACGGTTAGTATAGACCCATTTGACCTCTTTTGTTCCCTTGTTTGTAATAACGGGCTTATCACTTGAAAAGCGGACAGTCCCTTTCAGGTTGTTGATAAGGGTCTTTGTAAACTGATTCACCGGGTCATAGATAGAACCCGCAACAACAAAACCGGTCTGGTCAGCCGGAATGGTCCCGGTGAGCAGGCCGGTGTTCCGTCCCATCGACGGATAATACAGGGTACTGTTATCGCCTGAGCCCTTTACTGCCGCTGTTGCCAGGGAGGTGATACGATAATCATACAGATAGGGATTGGTTTTTACCACGCTGACCGGACTGCCGATACTGTTGCCGGACCGGAGGATCAGGTCAAACTGATTCTCCCTCCAGTTGATGGCCTGTGCACCGGCACCATAATAATTCCCAAGGTCCTGCCAGATCCATCCGTCGGGAATCGTTTCGTTTCCCCATTCGCCATTGTATACCATTACCGAATGCAGTTCTTTTACACCGGCTTCCTGCAATGCCGCTTTCAGCCTTGCCAGAAAAGCCAGGTCCTTCGTCTCCTCCCAGCGCCAGCTGGCAAGGGTTGGATCACCTGAAGGATATACGTACAGGCATTTGCCCTGCGGTGTGTTGACGATCCCGAACCGCGTTTCATAGTTGTAGTCGCTGCCCAGCAAATCAAACGCCGTGGCTGCAGTTATTATTTTTTCTGTTGATGCGGTGGCCATACCGATCCTGCTGTTCTGGTCATAAACTACCGTCCCCGTTGCCGCATC includes:
- a CDS encoding aldo/keto reductase, with the protein product MKFNASRYATMQYRRSGASGLKLPAISLGLWHNFGDVDDEKVFRKTLHTAFDIGITHFDLANNYGPPPGSAETNFGKMLHTDFKQHRDELIISTKAGYTMWEGPYGDWGSKKYLVSSLDQSLKRMKLEYVDIFYHHRPDPETPLEETMAALDLIVRQGKALYVGISNYQKKEAAQAFKILKKLGTPCLIHQPKYSMFERWVENGLLDLLETEGVGCIPFSPLAQGLLTNKYLKGIPKHSRAAKKHGFLKKDQITENKRWQIQQLNALAEARGQSLAQMALSWILKDNRITSVLVGASSSAQLLDSADCLKNLNFNSDELTRIEKILNVKE
- the dacB gene encoding D-alanyl-D-alanine carboxypeptidase/D-alanyl-D-alanine-endopeptidase, encoding MRRFLLLLMALGCLGVQAQVAQRISGAMEAFNGDEQLAHALSSLYIIDAATGTVVYDQNSRIGMATASTEKIITAATAFDLLGSDYNYETRFGIVNTPQGKCLYVYPSGDPTLASWRWEETKDLAFLARLKAALQEAGVKELHSVMVYNGEWGNETIPDGWIWQDLGNYYGAGAQAINWRENQFDLILRSGNSIGSPVSVVKTNPYLYDYRITSLATAAVKGSGDNSTLYYPSMGRNTGLLTGTIPADQTGFVVAGSIYDPVNQFTKTLINNLKGTVRFSSDKPVITNKGTKEVKWVYTNRSPELSKICYWFLKKSINLYGEALLRTVGLKQKGMATTENGISAIQEHWKSRGVDADELHLYDGSGLSPQNRITTRAQVTILKYAQQQPWFDAYYEGFPLYNEMKMKSGTINRVKGFSGYQKSKEGKSYIFSFLVNNYSGSQLSLIRKMYKVLDVLK